The nucleotide sequence AGCAAGAAGGGCATCGAGTACAACGTCGTCGACGTCACCGAGGACGAGGCCGCCCTGGCCCACGTCCTGGCCCTCGGCTACCAGCAGGTCCCGGTCGTCGAGACGGCGACCGAGCACTGGTCCGGCTACCGCCCGGACAAGATCACCTCCCTGGCCGTCCTCCTCTCGGCCTGAGGCCGGGGCGCCGCCCGCTTCCCCGCGGCGCGCCGGTCCATCCACCACCGACCCCATTTCGGAGCGCGGAAGCAATGAGCACGCACCACCCCGGCACCCGTCCCGGGACCGCTCAGCAGGACCACGGCGACACCGCCGCGGCACCGGACAGCCACGCCCCACTGGTGGTCTACTTCTCCTCGGTCTCCAACAACACGCACCGCTTCGTCGAGAAGCTCGACGCCCGCGTGCTGCGCCTTCCTCTTCTGACCGGGGAGGAGCCCCCCGAGATCACCGAGCCCTTCGTGCTGGCCGCCCCGACGTACGGGCGGCCCAACGGCAGCGGG is from Kocuria rosea and encodes:
- the nrdH gene encoding glutaredoxin-like protein NrdH; its protein translation is MSVTVYSKPACVQCNATYRALSKKGIEYNVVDVTEDEAALAHVLALGYQQVPVVETATEHWSGYRPDKITSLAVLLSA
- the nrdI gene encoding class Ib ribonucleoside-diphosphate reductase assembly flavoprotein NrdI codes for the protein MSTHHPGTRPGTAQQDHGDTAAAPDSHAPLVVYFSSVSNNTHRFVEKLDARVLRLPLLTGEEPPEITEPFVLAAPTYGRPNGSGAVPPQVVKFLNKETNRRFLRGVIGAGNTNFGSAFCLAADKIATKCGVPVLYKFELMGTPEDVHQVNQGLEQFWRQFPQLRA